The Anaeromyxobacter diazotrophicus genome includes the window GGAGATGGCGTTGCGCGTCGACCGCCGTCGCGCCCGCGCCGCAGCGAGGTCACTCTGTCGCTCGCGGGCGAGCTCCATGTACGCGATGCGCTTCTCGGTACGGGAGAGGGTCGTCGCCTGCCGGATGAGGGTGCGGCGCTCCGCATACCAGGCGCGGAGCTGCTCGGTGAGACGGTGCTCCTCGCGACGCGCCGTATCACGCGCGTCCTCTCGTTGGGCCAAGATGCCGGAACGGGCCTGCTGATACGCTTCGAAGAGTCGGGCCGACGCCGCTGAGCCGTGGAGCGGCAAAGGGCGATACGAGCTGACCGGAACGACGTCCGTCACGCCCGGCCCAGCAGGCACGTAGGGCCCGAGCCGCTTCTGAAGGGCGCGAAACGAGAGATCGCGCGCGAGGTCGCTCGGGCGCGCGGTGGCTCGTGCGTGTCGTGCCTTCACCACGAACCCAGCCCCGCGCGGCCGTAGCTCGAGATCGAAGCGGGCGAGCGCCGCGTGAAAAGCCTCCCAGGTCGGGCCGCTCGTCGCGAGGACCTCCCGCAGCGCAGGCAGGACGTTCGCCCGCGTCCACCGGAGGAATGACTCTGCCCGGACGGAGCCATCGACCATTCCCGCGCCCGCAGAGCGGGGGGTGCGCCGGTCACCACGCTCCGTACGGGAGCGGAGGCGCTCGAGCCCGTGTCGCACCTCGAGCTCGCGGCACACTTTCTGGAGCGCGAGCTTGTCGTAGTACGGCTCGACGTTCCGGAACGTCACGGGATGGATCTTGTTGACCGCGACGTGAAGGTGAACGTGCGACGTGTCGATGTGAACGGCCGAGATCCGCTGGTGTTCGGCGAGCCCGATGGCCTCGACGAGCGTGTGCTCGACGTCGCGGAGCTGCTCTGGCGAGGGCCTCTCGCCTGCGGGGAACGAGACGACGAGGTGATAGCTCCGGTCCGCCCTGGCGCGGGTGTTCTTGGCCTGGGTCGCCGTGATGACCGCGATGGGGAGGTCGAACCCGTCCTCGGGTGCCGAATCGACGTTCGTCGCGCGCGCGAGCTCGACCTTGGCACCCTCGTGCTTCGCGTCGAGGATGTACCGGGCGAGCCGCTCGAAGCTCGACCCCTTCTCGCGTGGGATCCGCTTCGCGATCACGGCCTTCGATGGACCCTGTTGATGGCCTCGAGGAGCTTGGCCTGGGTTGCCTGGAGGTGGCGCAGGAGGTCCGAGAAGTCGCTCGACCCACCTTCTCCTTGCGACAACGACAGCTTGAGAAGCCCGCCGAGCCGTCCCTGGTCGGCGTGGATGCGGGCGAGCGCGAGGACGGCGTCAGCATCGAACGCGCTCGCGGGCTCGTAGCCGAGCCCGACGGTCCTCAGGTAGGCAGACTGCGACAGGCCGGTGGCACGAGCGAGCCGCTGGATCTCGGCGCGCTCGTCCGCAGTGGCCCACACGCAGATTGGTTTTCCTCGTGGTCTCGTCATCGCAGCGATCGTTGTGCCTGGAAGCGCGCGGCTCTCCACCCGGGCTCCGCTTCTCGTAGGTCGCGCGCCCGGACGTGTCGGTCCTTGCAGTTGTCGGGCCCTTCCCGCGAGGTTGCGAACCGATGTCTCCGCGCCGCTAAGGACCCGTCCGTGCGCCTCGTCCCGTCCACGAAACGGACCTGCGGTGCAGGTCGCGGACCTCTGCGGCGTGGGCCGCCAGCGGTTCCGGCGAAGCGAGCAGCTTGTGAGCCGGACCCGCGGCACCAGATCGACGGGGGCAGAGCCGTCCCGGCCACAACGAAAGACGGTCAGGACACCTGATCGGTCGCGGCCCGCGGCGGCCGCCACGAAGAAAGCCCCGACGTCAGCGCTGCAGCCGGCCGGTCACGACATCGTGTCGGTCGGCGGAAGTCAGGGGCATCCTCGCTGCGCGCCCGCAACCCGGGGGCCGTCCGCGCGGCGACCGTGCCGGCCGCGCGGCGGCCCTCGGATCCGGGCTTCTCCTGTTCCGCTGCCGGCGCCAGTTCGGCCGTCACTACCCAGCGTACGCATCCATCGGTTCAACATCGCGACGCCGGCACAGGACGCGAGCGCCGGCAACCCGCGCGCCTTGTACGAGCGCGCTACGACTCGCGCGCGCCAGAATCGTCGAGAACGCGCTTGAGCCA containing:
- a CDS encoding plasmid mobilization protein, producing MTRPRGKPICVWATADERAEIQRLARATGLSQSAYLRTVGLGYEPASAFDADAVLALARIHADQGRLGGLLKLSLSQGEGGSSDFSDLLRHLQATQAKLLEAINRVHRRP
- the traI gene encoding TraI/MobA(P) family conjugative relaxase encodes the protein MIAKRIPREKGSSFERLARYILDAKHEGAKVELARATNVDSAPEDGFDLPIAVITATQAKNTRARADRSYHLVVSFPAGERPSPEQLRDVEHTLVEAIGLAEHQRISAVHIDTSHVHLHVAVNKIHPVTFRNVEPYYDKLALQKVCRELEVRHGLERLRSRTERGDRRTPRSAGAGMVDGSVRAESFLRWTRANVLPALREVLATSGPTWEAFHAALARFDLELRPRGAGFVVKARHARATARPSDLARDLSFRALQKRLGPYVPAGPGVTDVVPVSSYRPLPLHGSAASARLFEAYQQARSGILAQREDARDTARREEHRLTEQLRAWYAERRTLIRQATTLSRTEKRIAYMELARERQSDLAAARARRRSTRNAISANHPLPTWNAFLVVCAEEGDVAALEILRAKSTRRRTEAASASPAVEGPFLTGPDAAAHASPLLLGIASEVREDGSIVYSLPDGGRVVDSSAGVEVAHRTPEAIRTAVAIASARFGDAPVEVRGSPESCRDVLAIARELAPRLIFADGSNERGAPLARGTVVSERNSAEDHGSPTDAREEARGVAAPHQPGRS